One genomic window of [Clostridium] scindens ATCC 35704 includes the following:
- a CDS encoding TIGR04100 family radical SAM protein yields MADILYTYKDQVYANITNKCNCRCRFCIRSHEDGVGDADTLWHKTDPTLEQIKEAMDAFDFAGYKELVFCGYGEPTCAIDNLVASAKYAKEKYGLSIRVNTNGLANLYYGKDVIPLLAQAVDSVSISLNAPTSEQYNEVSRPQLDNAFEGLLQFATECKGQIPSVKLTIVDVLPKEEIEACKKLAASLDIPLRIRRYA; encoded by the coding sequence ATGGCTGATATTTTATACACTTACAAAGACCAGGTATATGCTAATATTACCAACAAATGCAACTGCCGCTGCCGCTTCTGCATCCGAAGCCACGAAGACGGCGTAGGCGATGCAGACACTCTCTGGCACAAGACTGATCCCACACTTGAGCAGATCAAGGAAGCTATGGACGCCTTTGACTTTGCCGGCTATAAGGAACTGGTCTTCTGCGGCTATGGAGAGCCCACTTGCGCGATCGATAACCTGGTCGCTTCGGCAAAATATGCAAAAGAGAAATATGGACTGTCCATCCGGGTGAACACCAACGGGCTGGCAAACCTATACTATGGAAAAGATGTCATTCCCCTTCTTGCACAAGCGGTAGATTCCGTATCCATCAGCCTGAATGCGCCTACCAGCGAGCAGTATAATGAAGTTTCCCGCCCACAGCTTGACAACGCGTTTGAAGGACTCCTTCAATTCGCAACGGAATGCAAAGGACAAATTCCTTCGGTGAAACTTACGATTGTAGATGTGCTGCCCAAGGAGGAAATCGAGGCATGCAAGAAATTGGCCGCCTCGCTGGATATACCACTAAGAATACGCAGATATGCCTAA
- a CDS encoding sulfatase-like hydrolase/transferase, whose product MKKQVIFLMTDTTRKDMVGCYGNPKMKTPNLDRLAEEGIRYENAYTCQPVCGPARSAIFTGTFPHTNGMVTNSIAMGDNVKTIGQRLHNHGISCGYIGKWHLDGSDYFGNGRCPEGWDPEYWYDMKTYLDELTDEEKVRSRDPKECYKDGFSEEFTYAHRCSDRAIKYLENHQDEDFFLSVSYDEPHGPSLCPEPFNHMFDGFKFESCPNFQDDLSKKPFMQRLWSGKNLHATEDEINQPSDGLSLFLGCNSFADYEIGRVLDKIREVAPDALVIFTSDHGDMLGAHRLFSKNAAAYKEVANIPLIIKGGERGYVEDAMASHIDIAPTILDYFGLPIPKLLEGKSMLPQIKNPEKEINDVVFTEFTRYEIDHDGFGGLQIMRAVMSKRYKLVIHLLDTDEFYDLENDPYEMNNLIEDKKYIEERNALHDKLIQHMNDTRDLYRGYQWSMRPWRTDFIPDWENEGYTRQRENEEYEPRQLDYDTGLPMEEAVRKKC is encoded by the coding sequence ATGAAAAAGCAAGTGATATTTCTGATGACAGATACGACCAGGAAAGATATGGTGGGATGCTATGGAAATCCGAAAATGAAGACACCAAATCTGGATCGTCTGGCAGAAGAAGGTATCCGTTATGAAAATGCATATACCTGTCAGCCGGTGTGCGGTCCAGCAAGAAGTGCAATTTTTACTGGTACATTTCCACATACGAACGGAATGGTAACGAACAGTATTGCAATGGGGGATAATGTTAAAACAATTGGACAGAGATTGCACAATCATGGGATTTCATGTGGGTATATTGGAAAATGGCATCTGGATGGATCTGATTATTTTGGAAATGGGCGATGTCCAGAAGGATGGGATCCGGAATACTGGTATGATATGAAAACATATCTGGATGAGTTGACGGATGAGGAAAAAGTAAGGTCCAGAGATCCAAAAGAATGTTATAAAGATGGTTTCTCAGAAGAATTTACTTATGCACATCGTTGTTCAGACCGTGCGATCAAATATTTAGAAAACCATCAGGACGAAGATTTCTTTTTAAGTGTATCCTATGATGAACCACATGGACCATCACTTTGTCCGGAGCCGTTTAACCATATGTTTGATGGATTTAAATTTGAAAGTTGTCCGAACTTTCAGGATGATCTTTCAAAAAAACCATTTATGCAGAGACTTTGGTCGGGAAAGAATCTGCATGCAACTGAAGATGAAATTAACCAGCCGTCAGATGGATTATCACTGTTCTTGGGATGCAATTCCTTTGCGGACTATGAAATTGGAAGAGTTTTAGATAAAATCCGGGAAGTTGCACCAGATGCACTGGTCATTTTTACTTCGGATCATGGCGATATGCTAGGTGCACACAGATTATTTTCTAAAAATGCAGCGGCATATAAAGAAGTCGCAAATATTCCATTGATTATTAAAGGTGGGGAAAGGGGATATGTAGAAGACGCAATGGCATCCCATATTGATATTGCACCAACGATTCTGGATTATTTTGGACTCCCGATTCCGAAATTACTGGAAGGAAAGAGTATGCTTCCACAGATTAAGAACCCGGAGAAAGAAATTAATGATGTAGTATTTACAGAGTTTACAAGATATGAGATAGATCATGATGGATTTGGTGGACTGCAGATTATGAGAGCAGTAATGTCTAAACGTTATAAACTGGTCATCCATCTTCTGGATACAGATGAATTCTATGATCTGGAAAATGACCCATATGAGATGAACAACCTGATCGAAGATAAGAAGTATATAGAAGAGCGCAATGCATTACATGATAAACTGATTCAGCATATGAACGATACGAGAGATTTATACCGTGGATATCAGTGGAGTATGCGTCCGTGGAGAACCGATTTTATTCCAGACTGGGAAAATGAAGGATATACAAGACAGCGAGAGAATGAAGAATATGAACCAAGACAATTGGATTATGATACCGGGCTTCCGATGGAAGAAGCAGTAAGAAAAAAATGTTAA
- the larE gene encoding ATP-dependent sacrificial sulfur transferase LarE, with protein MKRNEEKMQCLRRQMEGYAKKDVIVAFSGGVDSSLLLKLACEAALKSNRKVYAVFLHTAMHPSGDAQSAKRVAEEIGADFRILKIDELETAQIADNPTDRCYRCKRHLFEQIQGEAAKLQAGWIMEGTNADDLKAYRPGIRAIRELGIISPLADACITKEEVRLLAKEYGISVAKKPSTPCLATRFPYGTRLTYADMRKVEDAESYLKELGIYNVRVRVHGDIARIEVDCQAMDVVMEYKKEIAEYLKSLGYVYIALDLEGFRSGSMDQNIEAHDRED; from the coding sequence ATGAAAAGGAACGAAGAGAAGATGCAGTGCCTGAGAAGACAGATGGAAGGCTATGCCAAGAAGGACGTGATCGTTGCATTTTCCGGCGGAGTGGACAGCAGCCTGCTGCTGAAACTTGCCTGCGAAGCGGCGTTAAAAAGTAATCGGAAGGTGTATGCAGTCTTCCTTCATACGGCGATGCACCCGTCTGGTGACGCGCAAAGCGCCAAAAGGGTTGCCGAAGAGATTGGGGCTGATTTCAGGATACTTAAGATTGATGAACTGGAAACCGCGCAGATTGCGGACAATCCGACAGACCGGTGCTATCGCTGCAAAAGGCATTTGTTTGAGCAGATCCAGGGCGAGGCCGCTAAGCTGCAGGCAGGATGGATAATGGAAGGGACCAATGCGGATGACCTTAAGGCCTATCGCCCGGGTATCCGCGCGATAAGAGAACTGGGAATCATCAGTCCTTTGGCGGACGCCTGCATTACCAAAGAAGAGGTCAGGCTGCTTGCGAAAGAATATGGGATCTCCGTAGCGAAGAAGCCTTCGACGCCTTGCCTGGCCACCAGATTCCCTTATGGAACCAGGCTGACTTATGCGGATATGCGTAAGGTGGAAGACGCAGAGTCTTATCTTAAGGAACTTGGGATTTACAATGTACGGGTCAGAGTTCATGGCGATATTGCCAGAATCGAGGTGGACTGCCAGGCTATGGACGTGGTCATGGAATACAAAAAGGAGATTGCAGAATATCTCAAGAGCCTGGGCTATGTCTATATTGCGCTTGATCTGGAAGGATTCCGGTCTGGGAGCATGGATCAGAATATAGAGGCTCATGATAGGGAGGATTAA
- the larB gene encoding nickel pincer cofactor biosynthesis protein LarB, which produces METREILERLKKGELSLEEAEGALRRQPFEDLGYAKLDTHRKIRSGFPEVVFCAGKADAHLLAIFGRLYEEEGEVLGTRASREQYELIRSKYAQVQYDETSGILKIEHEGKERAGRISVCTAGTADIPVAEEAAQVAEYFGACVERVYDVGVSGLHRLLARLETIQRANCVIAVAGMEGALASVIGGLVDKPVIAVPTSVGYGASMHGLSALLTMINSCANGISVVNIDNGYGAGYIAAQINRLGLRGRQEEERE; this is translated from the coding sequence ATGGAGACACGCGAGATACTGGAAAGGTTAAAGAAGGGGGAACTGAGCCTTGAGGAAGCAGAAGGCGCCTTGAGACGCCAGCCTTTTGAGGATCTGGGGTATGCCAAGCTAGATACCCACAGGAAGATACGCTCCGGTTTCCCGGAAGTCGTATTTTGTGCCGGAAAAGCAGATGCGCATCTCCTTGCGATCTTTGGCAGGCTGTATGAGGAAGAAGGGGAAGTCCTTGGCACCAGGGCATCCAGGGAACAATATGAACTGATAAGGAGCAAATACGCACAGGTGCAGTATGATGAGACGTCAGGAATACTGAAGATAGAACATGAGGGAAAGGAAAGAGCAGGCCGCATCTCCGTCTGTACGGCAGGCACGGCAGATATTCCGGTAGCGGAGGAAGCGGCCCAGGTGGCCGAATATTTTGGCGCCTGCGTAGAGCGCGTTTACGATGTGGGAGTAAGCGGGCTGCACAGGCTGCTCGCCAGGCTGGAGACCATACAGCGGGCCAATTGCGTGATCGCGGTGGCCGGCATGGAAGGCGCTCTTGCCAGCGTTATCGGAGGCCTGGTGGATAAGCCGGTTATTGCCGTCCCGACTTCGGTTGGCTATGGCGCCAGCATGCATGGACTGTCGGCCCTTCTGACCATGATTAATTCCTGCGCCAATGGCATCTCGGTGGTGAATATTGACAATGGATACGGGGCGGGCTATATTGCGGCCCAGATAAACAGGCTGGGATTAAGAGGAAGGCAGGAAGAGGAAAGGGAATGA
- a CDS encoding RluA family pseudouridine synthase → MDRILTYQIGPSEGGLRIEQFLLRRGYSLQNLTQLKKMKESVLVNGQWLHLNRRLTSGDELVIHIQEHESSKNIPAVNLSLDIVYEDEDIIVINKPAGMPIHPSQNNYRNSLANALAWYYQEQGKAFVFRCANRLDRDTSGLTVVSKHMLSGNVLSSMAADRMLHREYLAICRGHITPSAGTIHAPLSRKPGSIIERTVDWEQGETAITHYCVVDEKNGHSLVSLRLETGRTHQIRIHMKHLGYPLIGDYLYNPDMEYIGRQALHSHKLSFPHPITGEDMEFIAPLPEDMQSVLDP, encoded by the coding sequence ATGGACAGAATATTAACTTATCAGATTGGCCCTTCCGAGGGAGGGCTTCGGATTGAGCAGTTTCTCCTGCGCAGAGGATACTCGCTTCAGAATCTCACCCAGTTAAAGAAAATGAAAGAAAGCGTGCTTGTAAACGGCCAGTGGCTTCATCTGAACCGCCGTCTTACATCTGGTGACGAACTGGTGATCCACATACAGGAACATGAATCCTCCAAAAATATTCCTGCGGTAAACCTGTCTCTGGATATTGTGTACGAGGATGAGGACATCATCGTCATCAATAAGCCTGCCGGAATGCCTATCCATCCCTCCCAGAATAATTACAGGAATTCTCTTGCCAATGCCCTTGCCTGGTATTATCAGGAACAGGGGAAGGCTTTCGTATTCCGGTGCGCGAACCGGCTGGATCGGGATACTTCCGGACTCACCGTTGTCTCCAAGCATATGCTAAGCGGCAATGTTCTGTCGTCCATGGCCGCCGACAGGATGCTTCACCGGGAATACCTGGCAATCTGCAGAGGCCATATCACGCCCTCTGCCGGAACCATCCATGCTCCTTTATCACGAAAGCCCGGCTCCATTATCGAGCGCACCGTAGACTGGGAGCAGGGAGAGACAGCCATCACCCATTATTGCGTCGTAGATGAAAAGAACGGACACAGCCTCGTCTCACTTCGCCTGGAGACTGGCCGCACACATCAAATACGCATTCATATGAAACATCTGGGCTACCCTCTCATCGGAGATTATCTGTATAATCCTGACATGGAATATATTGGGAGACAGGCGCTTCATTCCCATAAGCTTTCATTCCCTCATCCAATTACCGGGGAGGATATGGAATTCATCGCGCCGCTTCCCGAGGACATGCAATCGGTGCTGGATCCATAA
- a CDS encoding helix-turn-helix domain-containing protein, giving the protein MTYHEDLYMIYRDRLRALREDSDLSQKTIADYLGIGQTTYSQYELGKRSMPVEYIIRLCQFYNVSADYMLGLTNEK; this is encoded by the coding sequence ATGACGTATCACGAAGACTTGTATATGATTTATAGAGATCGTCTTAGGGCGCTGCGAGAAGATAGCGATCTTTCACAGAAAACTATCGCGGATTATCTCGGCATTGGTCAGACTACTTATTCCCAATACGAACTTGGCAAACGTTCCATGCCAGTAGAATATATTATCAGACTCTGCCAGTTTTATAACGTTTCCGCAGATTATATGCTTGGTTTAACAAATGAGAAATAA
- a CDS encoding MFS transporter, translating into MEEKRYLKWYNKVGYGSGDIGGNVVFAFLSSFIMIYLTNTVGLKAGVIGSLIAASKVLDGVSDVIFGSMIDRTHTKMGKARPWMFGAYFGCAITLVAAFSVPTTLGKTSQYAWFFITYLLLNAGFYTANNIAYSTLTALVTKNLKERVQMGSIRFMFAFGTSFLIQTITVGLVKQLGGGAEGWRTIAIIYAIIGLISNTLTVFSVKELPEEELRNGEEKSEEEKYSLIESIKMLIHNRYYIVILVVDILRQTYSAIINCGIYYMTYVLGKAELLGTFSGAINLALIIGLAFLPAMVAKYKGYYKLNFSGYLIAAAGRGIVIIAGYMGSVPLMLVGTAIGAIGMAPWQGNLNALVAECSEHTFLQYGKRIDGTMYSCTSMGLKIGSGLGTAIVGWLLDFGGFDGKLAVQSQSCINMLHFMYLWLPMIINILVALLLTQLNVEKANQKLREQKAIEAK; encoded by the coding sequence ATGGAAGAAAAGAGATATTTAAAATGGTATAACAAAGTAGGATATGGCTCCGGCGATATAGGAGGCAATGTGGTATTTGCATTCTTATCTTCGTTTATTATGATTTACCTGACAAATACTGTTGGATTAAAGGCTGGTGTAATTGGTTCGCTGATCGCAGCATCGAAGGTACTCGACGGTGTTTCGGATGTTATTTTTGGTTCAATGATTGACCGTACACATACCAAGATGGGAAAAGCAAGGCCATGGATGTTTGGTGCATATTTTGGATGTGCAATTACACTGGTTGCAGCATTTTCAGTTCCGACTACATTAGGAAAAACTTCTCAGTATGCATGGTTCTTTATTACTTACCTGTTATTAAATGCAGGATTTTATACAGCAAATAATATAGCATATTCCACATTAACAGCACTGGTAACAAAGAATTTAAAAGAACGTGTGCAGATGGGATCTATCCGCTTCATGTTCGCATTTGGTACAAGTTTTCTTATTCAGACAATTACAGTAGGATTGGTTAAGCAACTTGGCGGGGGAGCAGAAGGCTGGAGAACAATCGCAATTATTTATGCGATTATTGGCTTGATTTCTAATACACTGACTGTATTTTCGGTAAAAGAACTTCCAGAGGAAGAACTGAGAAATGGAGAGGAAAAATCCGAAGAAGAAAAATACAGTTTGATTGAATCTATTAAAATGTTAATACATAACAGATATTATATCGTAATTCTTGTTGTTGATATCCTCAGACAGACATATTCGGCAATTATAAACTGTGGAATTTACTATATGACATACGTACTCGGAAAAGCAGAACTGCTCGGAACATTTTCTGGAGCGATAAATCTGGCGCTTATTATAGGTCTTGCGTTTTTACCGGCAATGGTAGCAAAATATAAAGGATATTATAAGTTGAACTTCTCTGGATATTTGATTGCAGCAGCTGGACGTGGAATTGTGATCATTGCAGGATATATGGGAAGTGTTCCTCTTATGCTGGTGGGTACAGCGATTGGAGCGATTGGTATGGCTCCATGGCAGGGAAACTTAAATGCATTAGTAGCTGAGTGCTCTGAACATACATTTTTACAGTATGGAAAGAGAATTGACGGAACGATGTATTCCTGTACTTCTATGGGATTAAAAATTGGTAGTGGACTTGGCACAGCAATTGTGGGATGGTTACTTGACTTTGGTGGTTTCGATGGAAAACTGGCAGTACAGTCACAGTCTTGTATTAATATGCTTCACTTTATGTATCTGTGGCTCCCAATGATTATTAATATTCTGGTAGCTTTACTGCTTACACAATTGAATGTAGAAAAAGCAAATCAAAAATTAAGAGAACAGAAAGCGATAGAAGCAAAATAA